In Carassius carassius chromosome 46, fCarCar2.1, whole genome shotgun sequence, the following proteins share a genomic window:
- the adtrp1 gene encoding androgen dependent TFPI regulating protein 1 → MAAATKLGPQLSLLVHLLILSWYVFTIWSNCTLQTSDRHPGVRSYGGRWKYLTFINLVSQALFFGLCVLSDAVQSSVTVRQSRSGTPLLLTRLRDFFFSALAFPVGTFVFVSFWTLYTYDRELVYPKMLDEIIPIWMNHAMHTVIMPLLLLQMFLQNHRYPSRTKGIFSLALFAALYLSWVLWVHHASGIWVYPIMAHLSPVGLCVFLGVASLSMAPLYLLGEKLSLMMWSNTGNQKRKKK, encoded by the exons ATGGCTGCCGCCACGAAACTCGGACCACAGTTGAGCCTGCTGGTTCATCTGCTTATTTTAAGCTGGTATGTTTTTACTATCTGGAGTAACTGTACTCTGCAAACCTCAGACAGACACCCAGGTGTGCGATCATACGGAGGACGCTGGAAATACCTGACGTTTATTAATCTG GTGTCGCAGGCGCTGTTTTTTGGCCTGTGTGTGTTGTCGGACGCGGTGCAGAGCTCTGTGACTGTCAGACAGAGCCGAAGCGGGACTCCTCTGCTCCTCACCAGACTCAGAGACTTCTTCTTCTCTGCTCTGGCGTTTCCCGTCGGCACT TTTGTGTTCGTTTCTTTCTGGACTCTCTACACTTACGACAGAGAGCTGGTGTATCCAAAAATGTTAGACGAGATCATTCCCATCTGGATGAATCATGCAATG CACACAGTGATCatgccgctgctgctgctgcagatgTTCCTTCAGAATCACAGATATCCCAGTCGCACAAAAGGGATCTTCAGTCTGGCTTTATTTGCTGCCCTGTATCTCTCATG GGTGTTGTGGGTGCACCATGCGTCAGGGATCTGGGTGTATCCCATCATGGCTCACTTGAGTCCCGTGGGATTGTGTGTTTTCCTCGGAGTTGCGTCGCTCAGCATGGCTCCTCTTTACCTGTTAGGAGAGAAGCTCAGCCTCATGATGTGGAGCAACACAG GGAATCAGAAGAGGAAAAAGAAGTAG
- the ptpdc1b gene encoding LOW QUALITY PROTEIN: protein tyrosine phosphatase domain-containing protein 1 (The sequence of the model RefSeq protein was modified relative to this genomic sequence to represent the inferred CDS: inserted 2 bases in 1 codon; deleted 3 bases in 2 codons) — protein MDFVTGSRVPRAKCTIVQEVLCYVVPYRLQCSMGCGGQNCKYEDPSYWSEDDQAIRGIYSSWITDNLLAMARPSTKIIEHFDVIDQFLRCGLRTVINLQCPGEHASCGNPLDPQSGFTYRPETFTEAGIYFFNFRWNDCGVASLTSILDMVKVMCFAIQEGKMAVHCHAGLGRTGVLLACFLLFTTQMTADQAIVLVRSKRPNSIQTRGQLQCVRRFSQFLVPLRNVFANAELRAPPVTLSQYLIRQKHILHGYEARKLRYMPKLVPVICRLLLDIADNRQVIEEDIVEVPDVTPVVEKKFNENSIYQLNREILGNGMTLNSPRLPGLPRANRCNTQPLYYVRKSLSYSESDLQRLATSLNLSDNPLWVLASIHSTTINDQLGAFXNYVAPSLGACKDNYIYSSTSNIWELKTLMDQTEGSPLLKTRRQSVLQRSQSLGISDEKSTTSIARILSYWRKDCKQSTDPDEAQHIEKEHSEVPFITVQSELSLESRRLLVAQSLAVDLEKDGEKEQIQKVSTWQTDLNRQGAWERLCLEKDPFILSGIMWSWLEQLKQPIISAHDVHTLTGTCQDPRTVLNCLDRAAKETVMCILDCFAHVLTIPEEVESTFLERATKAFTKMKNTDGGKSVHKIMNGGILKIVLYDLRLAAMNEFEV, from the exons ATGGACTTTG tgacgGGTTCCAGGGTTCCCAGAGCGAAATGCACAATAGTTCAAGAGGTGCTATGTTATGTGGTCCCCTACCGTTTGCAGTGCTCCATGGGATGTGGTGGGCAGAACTGCAAGTATGAGGATCCTTCATACTGGAGTGAAGACGACCAGGCCATCAGAGGAATCTACTCGTCTTG gaTCACTGACAATCTGCTGGCCATGGCCCGCCCTTCTACCAAAATCATTGAACATTTTGATGTAATAGACCAGTTTTTGAG ATGTGGTTTGAGAACCGTTATTAACCTCCAGTGCCCTGGTGAACATGCCAGCTGTGGAAACCCACTGGATCCCCAGAGTGGCTTCACTTACCGACCGGAAACATTCACGGAGGCTGGCA tatatttcttCAACTTTAGATGGAATGACTGTGGTGTGGCGTCTCTCACATCCATCTTGGATATGGTGAAAGTCATGTGTTTTGCCATCCAAGAAGGCAAAATGGCTGTTCACTGTCACGCAGGGCTTGGCAGAACAG GTGTGTTGCTGGCCTGTTTCTTGTTGTTCACCACACAGATGACAGCAGACCAAGCCATTGTGTTAGTTCGAAGCAAACGACCTAACTCTATCCAGACTAGAGGACAGCTCCAGTGTGTCAGGCGGTTTTCTCAGTTCCTGGTTCCGCTAAGGAATGTGTTTGCTAACGCTGAGCTTAGAGCACCACCTGTTACTCTTTCACAATACTTGATCCGCCAGAAACATATACTGCATGGATATGAGGCTCGGAAGTTGAGATACATGCCAAAGCTTGTCCCCGTTATTTGCAGACTCCTGCTGGACATTGCAGATAATCGTCAGGTTATCGAGGAGGACATTGTCGAGGTTCCTGATGTAACACCCGTGGTAGAGAAAAAGTTTAATGAAAATTCAATATATCAGTTAAACAGAGAGATATTGGGAAATGGGATGACTCTGAACAGTCCCCGTCTTCCAGGTCTACCCAGAGCCAACAGATGCAACACACAACCTCTTTACTATGTCCGTAAGAGCCTCAGCTACAGCGAGTCTGACCTCCAGAGGTTAGCAACGTCTTTAAACCTCTCGGATAACCCTCTCTGGGTTTTAGCCAGCATCCACTCAACTACCATCAACGATCAGCTGGGAGCTTT CAACTACGTTGCTCCTTCTCTGGGGGCTTGTAAGGACAATTACATCTACAGCTCAACCAGCAATATATGGGAGCTGAAAACTCTTATGGACCAGACAGAAGGATCTCCACTCCTCAAAACCAGGAGGCAGTCTGTCCTGCAGCGAAGTCAATCTCTAGGCATTTCGGATGAGAAAAGCACCACAAGCATTGCCCGAATACTGTCCTACTGGAGGAAAGACTGCAAGCAAAGCACTGACCCTGACGAGGCTCAACACATTGAAAAAGAGCATTCGGAGGTGCCCTTCATCACTGTCCAGTCCGAGCTGTCTCTGGAGTCACGTCGCCTCCTGGTGGCTCAGTCCCTTGCAGTAGACCTCGAGAAGGATGGAGAGAAGGAGCAAATTCAGAAGGTGTCTACTTGGCAG ACCGATCTTAATCGTCAAGGTGCATGGGAGAGACTGTGTTTGGAA AAAGACCCTTTTATTTTGTCTGGAATCATGTGGTCCTGGCTGGAGCAGCTCAAACAGCCAATCATCTCAGCTCATGATGTTCACACACTAACAGGGACCTGCCAGGACCCCCGAACTGTGCTCAATTGCCTAGATAGG GCTGCAAAAGAAACAGTGATGTGTATTCTGGACTGCTTTGCTCATGTATTAACAATACCCGAGGAAGTCGAGAGCACTTTCCTGGAGCGAGCCACCAAAGCCTTCACAAAG ATGAAAAACACAGATGGTGGGAAGAGTGTCCACAAAATCATGAACGGG GGGATCTTGAAGATTGTCCTGTATGATTTGAGGTTGGCAGCCATGAACGAGTTTGAGGTCTAA